The following coding sequences are from one Bos indicus x Bos taurus breed Angus x Brahman F1 hybrid chromosome 5, Bos_hybrid_MaternalHap_v2.0, whole genome shotgun sequence window:
- the NR4A1 gene encoding nuclear receptor subfamily 4 group A member 1 isoform X1, whose translation MEFLVGYHLENPLPQSLSDQTGRVQPEACLAQQVQTTLLPRPACSRILLAPSFNPASSFSVCPSQRLDGGPYLVSLSTCMKAGVGVVWWGLIRMWDFQVEKRDLNKAGMPSPVLRSCCLFYSTPKPSLPGCLSADRRGQPYRLQVLYAYGWAPLVGGAKVSRGSVVWIGCGSVRTGVELPCPGPKEAGESLLRENSPGSWPGGNASFCPLLLSPLVMARPVSACFLPQPPSLTDEARVTETRQGEMPCIQAQYGTPAPSPGPRDHLAGDLLTPELSKPTMDLASPEAAPAVPTALPSFSTFMDGYTGEFDTFLYQLSGTAQPCSSASSSASSTSSSSATSPASASFKFEDFQVYGCYPGTLSGPLDETLSSSGSDYYGSPCSAPSPSTPSFQPPQLSPWDGSFGPFSPSQTYEGLRAWTEQLPKASGPPQPPAFFSFSPPPGPSPSLAPSPLKLFPSQAAHQLGEGESYSMQTAFPGLVPTSPHLDGSGRLDAPVTSAKARSGAPGGSEGRCAVCGDNASCQHYGVRTCEGCKGFFKRTVQKNAKYICLANKDCPVDKRRRNRCQFCRFQKCLAVGMVKEVVRTDSLKGRRGRLPSKPKQPPETSPAHLLTSLVRAHLDSGPSTSKLDYSKFQELALPHFGKEDAGDVQQFYDLLSGSLEVIRKWAEKIPGFAELSPGDQDLLLESAFLELFILRLAYRSKPAEGKLIFCSGLVLHRLQCARGFGDWIDSILAFSRSLHSLVVDIPAFACLSALVLITDRHGLQEPRRVEELQNRIASCLKEHVSAEAGEPQPASCLSRLLGKLPELRTLCTQGLQRIFYLKLEDLVPPPPIVDKIFMDTLPF comes from the exons ATGGAGTTTCTGGTGGGGTACCACCTAGAGAATCCCCTTCCCCAGTCTCTGTCGGATCAGACAGGTAGGGTGCAGCCTGAGGCTTGTTTAGCACAACAGGTGCAAACCACATTGTTGCCAAGACCTGCCTGTAGCCGGATTCTCCTTGCTCCTTCCTTCAACCCCGCCTCTTCCTTCTCCGTGTGTCCCTCCCAGAGGCTGGATGGAGGTCCATATCTTGTGTCATTAAGTACCTGCATGAAGGCAGGAGTGGGGGTAGTTTGGTGGGGGTTGATCCGGATGTGGGACTTCCAAGTGGAGAAACGGGATTTGAATAAGGCTGGAATGCCCAGCCCAGTCCTGCGTAGCTGCTGCCTCTTTTACTCCACCCCAAAGCCTTCCCTGCCAGGCTGTCTTAGCGCAGACAGACGGGGCCAGCCTTATCGCTTGCAGGTACTTTATGCCTATGGATGGGCGCCACTGGTTGGTGGGGCCAAAGTTTCTAGGGGCTCTGTTGTCTGGATTGGTTGTGGGAGTGTCAGGACGGGGGTGGAGCTGCCCTGTCCAGGGCccaaggaggcaggagaaagCCTATTACGGGAGAACTCCCCAGGCTCTTGGCCAGGAGGTAATGCCAGCTTTTGCCCCCTCCTGCTGTCCCCCTTGGTCATGGCACGCCCTGTTTCAGCTTGCTTtcttccccagcctccctccctgacTGATGAGGCTAGAGTCACGGAGACAAGGCAAGGAG AGATGCCCTGTATCCAAGCCCAGTATGGGACACCAGCACCAAGCCCAGGACCCCGTGACCACCTGGCAGGCGACCTCCTGACCCCTGAGCTCAGCAAGCCCACCATGGACCTGGCCAGCCCCGAGGCAGCCCCCGCTGTCCCTACCGCCTTGCCCAGCTTCAGCACCTTCATGGACGGCTACACAGGGGAGTTTGACACCTTCCTCTACCAACTGTCAGGCACAGCCCAGCCgtgctcctctgcctcctcctcggCCTCCTCCACGTCCTCATCGTCAGCCACCTCCCCAGCCTCTGCTTCCTTCAAGTTCGAGGACTTCCAGGTGTACGGCTGCTACCCTGGCACGCTGAGTGGCCCTCTGGACGAGACCCTGTCCTCCAGCGGCTCTGACTACTATGGCAGTCCCTGCTCTGCACCGTCACCATCCACGCCCAGCTTCCAGCCTCCTCAGCTCTCTCCCTGGGATGGCTCCTTTGGCCCCTTCTCGCCCAGCCAGACTTACGAAGGCCTGCGGGCATGGACAGAGCAGCTGCCCAAGGCTTCTGGGCCCCCCCAGCCGCCGGCCTTCTTTTCCTTCAGCCCTCCCCCCGGCCCCAGTCCCAGCCTGGCCCCAAGCCCCCTGAAGCTGTTCCCCTCGCAGGCCGCCCACcagctgggggagggagagagctaTTCCATGCAAACAGCGTTCCCAGGCCTGGTGCCCACTTCTCCCCACCTTGATGGCTCAGGGAGGCTGGACGCGCCTGTGACCTCTGCCAAGGCCCGGAGTGGGGCTCCGGGTGGAAGCGAGGGCCGCTGTGCTGTGTGTGGGGACAATGCTTCCTGCCAGCATTATGGGGTCCGCACCTGTGAGGGCTGCAAAGGCTTCTTCAAG CGCACAGTGCAGAAAAATGCCAAGTACATCTGCCTGGCTAACAAGGACTGCCCTGTGGACAAGAGGCGGCGAAACCGCTGCCAGTTCTGCCGCTTCCAGAAGTGCCTGGCCGTGGGCATGGTGAAGGAAG TTGTCCGGACAGACAGCCTGAAAGGACGGCGGGGTCGGCTCCCTTCAAAGCCCAAGCAGCCCCCAGAAACCTCCCCAGCCCACCTACTCACCTCCCTGGTCCGGGCGCACCTGGACTCGGGGCCCAGCACTTCTAAACTGGACTACTCCAAG TTCCAGGAGCTGGCGCTGCCCCACTTCGGGAAAGAGGATGCTGGGGACGTGCAGCAGTTCTACGACCTGCTCTCGGGTTCCCTGGAGGTGATTCGCAAGTGGGCCGAGAAGATCCCCGGCTTTGCTGAACTGTCTCCCGGAGACCAGGACCTGCTGCTGGAGTCCGCCTTTCTGGAGCTCTTTATCCTCCGTCTGGCCTACCG GTCTAAACCAGCCGAGGGGAAGCTCATCTTCTGCTCAGGCCTGGTGCTGCACCGCCTGCAATGTGCCCGTGGCTTCGGGGACTGGATCGACAGCATCTTGGCCTTCTCTCGCTCCCTGCACAGCTTGGTGGTCGACATCCCTGCCTTCGCCTGCCTCTCCGCGCTTGTCCTCATCACAG ACCGACATGGGCTGCAGGAGCCTCGCCGGGTAGAGGAGCTGCAGAACCGCATTGCCAGCTGCCTGAAGGAGCACGTCTCGGCCGAGGCGGGTGAGCCCCAGCCGGCCAGCTGCCTGTCGCGCCTGCTGGGCAAGCTGCCCGAGCTGCGGACCCTGTGCACCCAGGGCTTGCAGCGCATCTTCTACCTCAAGCTGGAGGACTTGGTGCCCCCTCCACCCATCGTCGACAAGATCTTTATGGACACACTGCCCTTCTGA
- the NR4A1 gene encoding nuclear receptor subfamily 4 group A member 1 isoform X2 translates to MPCIQAQYGTPAPSPGPRDHLAGDLLTPELSKPTMDLASPEAAPAVPTALPSFSTFMDGYTGEFDTFLYQLSGTAQPCSSASSSASSTSSSSATSPASASFKFEDFQVYGCYPGTLSGPLDETLSSSGSDYYGSPCSAPSPSTPSFQPPQLSPWDGSFGPFSPSQTYEGLRAWTEQLPKASGPPQPPAFFSFSPPPGPSPSLAPSPLKLFPSQAAHQLGEGESYSMQTAFPGLVPTSPHLDGSGRLDAPVTSAKARSGAPGGSEGRCAVCGDNASCQHYGVRTCEGCKGFFKRTVQKNAKYICLANKDCPVDKRRRNRCQFCRFQKCLAVGMVKEVVRTDSLKGRRGRLPSKPKQPPETSPAHLLTSLVRAHLDSGPSTSKLDYSKFQELALPHFGKEDAGDVQQFYDLLSGSLEVIRKWAEKIPGFAELSPGDQDLLLESAFLELFILRLAYRSKPAEGKLIFCSGLVLHRLQCARGFGDWIDSILAFSRSLHSLVVDIPAFACLSALVLITDRHGLQEPRRVEELQNRIASCLKEHVSAEAGEPQPASCLSRLLGKLPELRTLCTQGLQRIFYLKLEDLVPPPPIVDKIFMDTLPF, encoded by the exons ATGCCCTGTATCCAAGCCCAGTATGGGACACCAGCACCAAGCCCAGGACCCCGTGACCACCTGGCAGGCGACCTCCTGACCCCTGAGCTCAGCAAGCCCACCATGGACCTGGCCAGCCCCGAGGCAGCCCCCGCTGTCCCTACCGCCTTGCCCAGCTTCAGCACCTTCATGGACGGCTACACAGGGGAGTTTGACACCTTCCTCTACCAACTGTCAGGCACAGCCCAGCCgtgctcctctgcctcctcctcggCCTCCTCCACGTCCTCATCGTCAGCCACCTCCCCAGCCTCTGCTTCCTTCAAGTTCGAGGACTTCCAGGTGTACGGCTGCTACCCTGGCACGCTGAGTGGCCCTCTGGACGAGACCCTGTCCTCCAGCGGCTCTGACTACTATGGCAGTCCCTGCTCTGCACCGTCACCATCCACGCCCAGCTTCCAGCCTCCTCAGCTCTCTCCCTGGGATGGCTCCTTTGGCCCCTTCTCGCCCAGCCAGACTTACGAAGGCCTGCGGGCATGGACAGAGCAGCTGCCCAAGGCTTCTGGGCCCCCCCAGCCGCCGGCCTTCTTTTCCTTCAGCCCTCCCCCCGGCCCCAGTCCCAGCCTGGCCCCAAGCCCCCTGAAGCTGTTCCCCTCGCAGGCCGCCCACcagctgggggagggagagagctaTTCCATGCAAACAGCGTTCCCAGGCCTGGTGCCCACTTCTCCCCACCTTGATGGCTCAGGGAGGCTGGACGCGCCTGTGACCTCTGCCAAGGCCCGGAGTGGGGCTCCGGGTGGAAGCGAGGGCCGCTGTGCTGTGTGTGGGGACAATGCTTCCTGCCAGCATTATGGGGTCCGCACCTGTGAGGGCTGCAAAGGCTTCTTCAAG CGCACAGTGCAGAAAAATGCCAAGTACATCTGCCTGGCTAACAAGGACTGCCCTGTGGACAAGAGGCGGCGAAACCGCTGCCAGTTCTGCCGCTTCCAGAAGTGCCTGGCCGTGGGCATGGTGAAGGAAG TTGTCCGGACAGACAGCCTGAAAGGACGGCGGGGTCGGCTCCCTTCAAAGCCCAAGCAGCCCCCAGAAACCTCCCCAGCCCACCTACTCACCTCCCTGGTCCGGGCGCACCTGGACTCGGGGCCCAGCACTTCTAAACTGGACTACTCCAAG TTCCAGGAGCTGGCGCTGCCCCACTTCGGGAAAGAGGATGCTGGGGACGTGCAGCAGTTCTACGACCTGCTCTCGGGTTCCCTGGAGGTGATTCGCAAGTGGGCCGAGAAGATCCCCGGCTTTGCTGAACTGTCTCCCGGAGACCAGGACCTGCTGCTGGAGTCCGCCTTTCTGGAGCTCTTTATCCTCCGTCTGGCCTACCG GTCTAAACCAGCCGAGGGGAAGCTCATCTTCTGCTCAGGCCTGGTGCTGCACCGCCTGCAATGTGCCCGTGGCTTCGGGGACTGGATCGACAGCATCTTGGCCTTCTCTCGCTCCCTGCACAGCTTGGTGGTCGACATCCCTGCCTTCGCCTGCCTCTCCGCGCTTGTCCTCATCACAG ACCGACATGGGCTGCAGGAGCCTCGCCGGGTAGAGGAGCTGCAGAACCGCATTGCCAGCTGCCTGAAGGAGCACGTCTCGGCCGAGGCGGGTGAGCCCCAGCCGGCCAGCTGCCTGTCGCGCCTGCTGGGCAAGCTGCCCGAGCTGCGGACCCTGTGCACCCAGGGCTTGCAGCGCATCTTCTACCTCAAGCTGGAGGACTTGGTGCCCCCTCCACCCATCGTCGACAAGATCTTTATGGACACACTGCCCTTCTGA